The genomic stretch ATGGAGTCGAGGAAGAAGTAGGCAACCTGCGATGAAGACGCTAACCAGTCGGTGAACCGCTTGTGCTCATCCCCGAAGAGCGTGGCGGCGACGCCAGCGGACGCGACGCTTTCGAGCGACAGGAAGAACGCTGGCTCGCCGCGCGCAAAGAGTTCCCGTGCCTTCGTCTCGCACTCATAGGTCTTGCCGGCACCGGCCTCTGACACGATCAGAATGCGCTGAGACTTCAGCAGCTCGTGCCAGCTGACGCCGGACTCGTCGAAGCGCTCACCCCAGGACGACTCCAACGCGTCGTCCTTGCCGGAAGGCGCTTTCAGGTCCTTGAACGTGCGATCCATCTTGATCTAAAGCTACGCTGACAGCGCTTGTTCAACTAAGGCATCTGCGAGTGATGTCTGCGTCGTGCTGCTGCGATCCAGGCGCTGGCGAAGGTCCGCGCAAAGGCGACGTAGTTCGGTGACGCGGGCGACGATGCGGGTTTGTTCTTCGCGCGGAGGAAGCGGTACCCGAATATTCCTCAGCTTTGTGCCGTTGTAGTTGGCCTGTCCTGTTTGTTGGGTGAGGTCAGGCTCGATTTCAGTCTTGCGACAGTCCTGAGTGTTCATGAAAATGTTCATATACCTGGGATCGCAAAGCGACTTATTCGGACGAATCCTGATCAGGTATGAGGCGAAGGTGACGGGTCGACCAAACCCTTCGAACAAGGCAGTCTTGCCGACGAGCTCGAAGCTGTTGGTTCGGTTGAAAAGCAAATCACCCTCTTCAAGAAGGAGGCTCGGCAATTCTTCTTTCTGGTCCTTCAAGAACTTGAGGTTGCTAAATACCACCCGGCTTGCTTGAACGTTGCCCATCCTGAGAATTGGGACGGCAGCGGTGTCGTCGCAGGATTTTTGGGACGACCCATAGTCGAACGAAATGCCAAGCTCGCCCAAGCGTGCCCACGCCCAACCGCGAGGGATGTTGAAAGGCACGTCGTCGATCTCCGCAAGCGGCTTTTCACCCTTCAGTTCGCCCGCACGTATCAAACGCTCCTTCTCGGCTCGCACCCTCGCCAGTAGGTCGCTTGCAGTTTCATCGTTGGCATCCTGCTGAACCAGCAACCCGCGCACTGCCAGTTGCAGGATGGTCTGCTCCAGCGCATCCACGGCCTCGGGGCGGTCGAGCAGCAGGTCGAAGTGGTCGGCGATGCGTTGCCAGTTCGCGGCCAGTTCCTCGGGCGTGCTGCTGTCGATCAGCGTGCCCAGCAGGGTGCCGAGTAGGCGGGCGTGCTGCTCCGCTCCGAGCCGGCCCTTCGCTTCGAGCGCATCGCACAGGCGCATCAGTTCGTCGACGCGGGCAACAATACGGGATTGCTCGGCCAGCGGTGGCAGCGGCAAACGCAGACTGCGAAGAACAGACAATGGGACTGTCTTCTGTGCGATGCCGGTTGCACCACTCGCGGCCTGGTCAAAGGCTAAGCGGCTCTGCAACGCCAAGGTGAGATATGCCTGTAGCTCGGGCAAGCCGGGCCGCAGCAACGCAATGTGGCGTTGAAAGCAGAACACCTGCTGGTGAACGACGGGGACTGGAATGCCGAGGCTTCCAACTGTCGTGTACAGGATGTCTCCCTGAAGGGGCTTCTTCCCCCAGTCCAGAGCATCGAAGTACTCGCGCGGCACAAAGCGGGTCGCTGAGCCAAGACCGACGGCACCATCGCGTACGTCTCCGATCACGAGGAACGGAACTCCCGAGTGGGCCTTCGGTGGCGCCTGGTGATCTCCATCCGTAATGACGACACATACGTCGGCTGCGCAGATCCACTCCCAACCGGAAGGGACGACAAACGGCGAGTCTTGGTCCACGGACGGCGCCTCTGACTTGCCAGCTTTGATTTTTCCCTCTGCGACCAACTGCTTTCGCCTCGCCTGAACGCGCGCGAGTAAGGCGCCGGCAGAAGCGTCGCGCGGGTCCTGCGGCACCAGCTTGCCTTCTATCGCCAGCGCCAGTACCAGTTCCCGCAATCGCACCATCCCACCCGACGCCGACGCCAGCAGCCCAAACTGCTGCACCAGCGCAGGTTGCACCGAGTTCAAGTACCGGGCAGTTGGCTCCTGCGCCTCAAGCACCGCACTCACGCCCGCGCCCTCATCAGCGACTCGGCCAATATCGCCTTCAGCTGATTGCGCAGCCCCTGTGTCTCAGTCTGCAGGCGCGCGTACTCGCGCAGCAGTTCGTCCGGATCGTGGCTCACCGCATCCGGTGTGTGCGGGTTCTTCTGGTCCAGGTTGTAGCCCGCGGCCTGGATGGCCGCAATGTCCACCTTCCACGCCCGCCCGTTCTCCACCCGCGCCGCAAAGCCATCGGCCTCGCTGCCCCACCAGGCCTTCTCGGCGTCGAACTCCTCGATGCGGATCGGCTTGGTCTTGTTGTAGCTCTTCGCGCCCGGCGGGTAGGGGTGCTCGTAGTACCAGATGGCTTCCGTCGGCCGGCCCTTGGTGAAGAACAGCAGGTTGGTCTTGATGCCAGTGTAGGGCGCGAAGACGCCGTTGGGCAGGCGCACGATGGTGTGCAGGTTGCACTCGGCCAGCAGCTGCTCCTTGATGCGCGTCTTCACGCCCTCGCCGAACAGCGTGCCGTCGGGCAGAACCAGCGCGGCGCGGCCGTTGGCCTTCAGGATGTGCTTGATCAGCACCAGGAACAGGTCAGCCGTTTCCTTGGTCCGCACGTCCGCCGGAAAGCCGGCCTCGATGCCCGGCTCCTCGATGCCGCCGAAGGGCGGGTTGGTCAGCACCACGTCCACGCGCTCGGCCGGCGCGTAGTCCCGCAGCGGGCGGGCCAGTGTGTTGTCGTGGCGCACGTTGCTGGGGACTTCGATGCCATGCAGCATGAGGTTGGTCACGCACAGCATGTGCGGCAGCTGCTTCTTCTCCACGCCGTAGATGCTGTTCTGCAGCAGCGCCTCGTGCTCGGTGTTCTTCACCTGCTTGCGCAGGTGCTCGATGGCGCAGACCAGGAACCCGCCCGTGCCAGTAGCGGGGTCCAGCACCTTCTCGCCCAGTTGCGGGTTGACCATGTCCACCATGAACTGCGTGACGGCCCGCGGCGTGTAGAACTCACCCGCGTTGCCGGCGCTCTGCAGGTCACGCAGAATCTTCTCGTACAGGTCGTTGAACTGGTGGCGCTCGGACTGGCGGTTGAAGTCGATGGCACCGAGCTTGTTGATCACCTGCCGCAGCAGCTGGCCGCTCTTCATGAAGTTGTTGGCGTCTTCGAACACGCCGCGCACAACCGAGCCGCGCGGGTTGCGGACAGGGTCGGCCGGCAGGGCCTTGAGCTTGGGGAAGAGCGTGTTGTTGACGAAGTCCAGCAGCGCCTCGCCTGTGATGCCCTCGGGGTCGGCCGCCCAGTTTCGCCAGCGCAGGTGGTCGGGGATGGGGCTCTTGTAGTCGTCCCGGGTCAGCTCCAGCTCTTCCTCCAGTGCGTCGAAGACTTTCAGGAACAGCAGCCAGACCATCTGCTCGATGCGCTGCGCGTCGCCGTTGATGCCGGCGTCCTGGCGCATAACGTCCTGGATGGACTTGATAACGGGGGTGAGGTTGGACATGAAGGGGCAGTGAGGGTCGGTCAGGCCTGGGGCGGCGCCGAAGTCGCGGCATACAGCTCGCGCTCCAGCGTGGCCAAGGCTTGGAGGTATTGGGGGCGGCCGCCGAAGCTGCGGATCAGCTCCACGGGCGAGCCCAGGTTGGTGAAGGGCTGCACGCGCAGCACGGCGTCGCTCTCGATGGTGGTGATGCCTTCGTCGGCGTACTTGTCCAGCAGCGTGTCCAGCACCTGGCGGGCCACCGGACCGTACTGGGTGAAGACGTTGCGCTTCTTCACGCGCTGGGCGCGTTCTCGGCGGGTCAGCGGCGGCTGGTCGTAGGCCACGTGCAGCAGCAGGTCGAAGGGGTCGAAGTCCTTGCCCACCTCGTCGGCCAGTGCATCCAGGAAGACGCCGCGGCCTTCCAGCTCTTCGATCAGCGCAGCCTTGCGCTCGGCGCTGTTCCAGGCCTGCAGAAAGCTGTCCAGCGAGTCGTAGGCCTTGCCCAGGTTGATGCGGGTGTAGTCGCGCAGGCTCTCGGTGACCAGCTTGCCGTCGGCGTTCAGGTACTGCACGCGCTCTCGCGCCACGGCCACGTTGACGCTGCCACCGACGATGTACTTGCGAGGTTCGGCGGGACCATCGTCGCCGCCGATGAACGGACCGGGGCCGGGCGGCGGATCATCTGGTAGCCCGGTCGACCCGCCTTGGGGCGGCTCCGGTGGCTGCGGCGGCTCGACAGGCTGGCCCGGGCCCGGCTCATAGATTTGCACCGGATCGCCATCGAAGGCCGGGTCTGCAAACAGTTCGGTGGCACGTTTGAAGTCGAGGATGGTGAACCAGCTCTTGCCCAGATCCTCTCGCAGCCGGGTGCCCCGCCCGATGATCTGCTTGAACAGCGTCATCGACTTGATGTTCTGGTCCAGCACGATGAGCTTGCAAGTCTGGGCATCGACACCCGTGCTCATCAGCTTGGAGGTAGTGGCGATGACCGGGTAGGTCTTCTCGGGGTCGATGAAGTTGTCGAGCTCGCGCTTGCCTTCGGGGTTGTCGCCGGTGATCTGCACGACGTAGTTCGGCTGGCTGACGCACAGGTCGGCGTTGGCGTTGCTCAGGGCTTGGCGCATGCGAGCGGCGTGCTCGATGTCCTCGCAGAAGACGATCGACTTGTCGTAGCGGTTCGTGGCCTTCAGGTACTCGGTAATCTTGGCGGCCACCACCTCGTCGCGGCGCTCCAGCACCAGCTTGCGGTTCATGTCGGCGCCGGTGTAGACCCGGTCCTCGATGAGGTTGCCCAGCTTGTCGGTCATACCCTCGGGCGGGCGCCAGCCGAAGGCGTCCTTGTCCAGGTCGACACGGATCACCTTGTACGGAGCCAGGTAGCCGTCCTCGATACCCTGGCGAAGGCTGTACGTGTAGACGGGCTCGCCGAAGTAGTCGGTGTTGGAGATGTCGGCTGTCTCCTTGGGCGTGGCCGTCAGACCAACCTGGGTGGCAGTGCTGAAGTAGCTGAGGATGTCCCGCCACGCCGAGTCTTCGGCCGCGCTGCCGCGGTGGCATTCGTCAACGATGATGAGGTCGAAGAAGTCGGGCGAGAACTGCTTGTAGATGTTGCGATCTTCTTCCGTGCCGCTGACCGCCTGGTACAGCGACAGGTAGATCTCGTAGCTCTTGTTGACCTGCTTGGTGGCGCGATTGATGGCGAGGTCGACCTCTTCGACCGCGGTCTTCCCCTGGCTGTCGACCACCTCGACGCCCTTGGCGTGCGGGCTCAGCTTGGCCATCGCGCCCTTGAACGGCCGGAAGTCGTTGACCATGGTCTGGTCGATCAGGATGTTTCGGTCGGCCAAGAACAGGATGCGCTTCTTGGCGCCGCTCTTCCACAGGCGCCAGATGATCTGAAAGGCTGTGTAGGTCTTCCCAGTGCCGGTGGCCATGACTAGCAGCACGCGGTTCCGACCGCAGGCGATGGCTTCGACCGTGCGGTTGATGGCGTTGAGCTGGTAATAGCGCGGAGTCTTTGTCGGCGCGTAGTCGTGCTCAGTGACCCGGCGAACTTCGGGCGTCCAGCCCTTCCAAGCGCAGTACCGCGTCCACAACTCGGCAGGCGAGGGGAATTCTTCAAGCGTCAAGTTGCGCTCAAGCACCCCATCGGCGAGCGTTGCGTCGCGGAACACGAAGCCATCACCGTTGCTGGCGAAGCTGAACGGCACGTCAAGAAGTTGAGCGTAGTTGATGGCCTGAGCCATCCCGGCGCCCACGGCGTGGTTGTTGTCCTTGGCCTCGACGACGGCCAGTGGGATGTTGGTCTTGAAGAAGAGTGCGTAGTCGGCGCGAAGTACCGTGGAAACATCTCGGCGCGCCTTGCGCCCGCGAACGACGACGCGGCCCGCCCGCAGGGGGTATTCGCGATAGATCTGTGACATGCCGTCCCAACCGGCGGACTCCATGGCCGGGCGGATGAACTTGTCGCAGATGTCGCTTTCAGACACGGTCTTCTTACTCATACTCCCTCAGCTGCGCCACATCGTCTTTTCTGAATGGCATCGGCTCTAACTACTGCCGCCGGCGCCTCCGTTCTCATCGAGACTGATCCCTACCTACGCTACTTGATCGACAGTGCTGAAAGCGTCGTATAGCCGCCAGGCCAGCGACAACCTCTCGTCGGTCGACAGCTTCTCCCGGTTCGCCTTCACCTGGCGTTCAACTTCATGGAACGCTCTGCGGAATCGATCCCGGTCCACGCCGCTCGGCGCCTGCCGCAGGCCGGTGAGCACATAGCGCACGTCGACGCCGGCGCCTTCAAGCGCAACCAGCGTTTCCGCGGCGGGCGATGACTGCCCTGCCTCGTATTTGACGAAGCTCACGCGGGGAGCGCCGATGGTGTCCGCCAACGCCTGCTGGGTGAGACCGAGCCGCACCCGCTCTTCGAGCAGGCGCTGGCCGATCTGTTGACGGACCTCGGGGTTTCGCATAGCGTGCGACGTTAACTATTCTTATCAAAGAATGGTGTGTAGTTTAAAACACTACCCAGCATCACGGGCGGAGCTGACGGGAGAGGTTTCCCGGGCGGCGTGAGCGCAGCGCACTGGCTGTCGCCCGTACTTGCGCGATCGGAAGGCCGAACACACACAAAGCACTTCACCAAGAAAAACGCCACCGAGGCCGGCAAGCCTGGTGGCGTTCGCTTTCACCGCGGGAGTTGTCCCGGATTCAGCAGCTGATGCCAGGAATCTATCTGCGCCCCTGAGGCGCGTCAACTCCCCTTTCCCGTTTTTTGTGAACGCGTCGAGCGAGCACTGGATGCGCTCGCCCGTACGCAGGAAAGGTCAACATGAGAAAAGGACAGCGCTTCACGCCGAAGCGGTTGCAGAAGTGGGTCGAACAAGGCCGTGGCGCGGGCTTCGGCGAGGGCTACCAGCCGTGGCACCAGGTCACCCGAGCCGACCCTGGCAGCCGGGGCCGCTCTCACCTCATCAACTCAAAGCTGGGCAGGCTGCACCATTTCCTTTCAGATCTCGAGTTCATCGCGTTCTCGTTCGCCACGATGCTGCCCGGGGTCGTCGACATCCAAGAGCAGTTTCCGTTGTCCCTAAACGCTGAGCGCCTGCATCTCGGGAGCTACACGACGTTCAGCAGGACGTCCATGCCGGGGACGCAGCAGCTCGCAGCAGCTCTGGGCTTGCCCCACCCGAAGGTGCGAAGGGACGGACAGGCCGCGTCGTGGGTCATGTCGACGGACTTGGTGCTTACGTTGGCCGGCGACAACGGTCGGCAGCGAGTTGCAGTCAGCGTCAAACCGGCCAGGGCCTGCAGCGGCAAACGACAGCTGGAGCTGCTTGCCATCGAGAGAGAGTACTGGGCGACGCGCGAGGTGCCTTGGCTGTTGATCACCCAGGACGAGTACGACCCGATGGTGGCTTGGGCGATCCGTGCGGGGACGATTTGGGCGCTTGGCATGCCGGAGGTAGAGCGCCAGCTGATCGACGCTTGCTCTGAGTACGTTGCTGGTCAGAGGTGGCCGTCGCTCGGCGATGTCTTCGATCGGCTTCCGCAGCTGTTGGGCGTGGAGCAAGGTCAAGCACAGTGCGCTTTCTGGCAAGCCGTCTGGTGCGGCGCTCTGCCGTTGGACCTCGCCACGGCCATCCGACCGGCATCCAAGCTCCAACTGCTCAAGCCCTCTGCCTTTTGGGACCAGAACCCCATCGCCGCTCGGAGGTCAGCATGGACTGCTTGACCTTTAATGCGGTGCTGAGGATCGAGGCGCCGACCCTGGACGGTTTCTATCGGGTCGTGGCTGTGGCGCCGGGGGCGGACATCGTTTGGCTCGCCTACATCGGTGTGCGCGAAGAGGGCGCCGCCGCGAACGCGCCTGGCCCTGTTGGCGCCACGACGCCCGTGGACCGGCATACGTTGACAAGCTTGGCAGAAGCTGCACTTCTGGCCATCGTCGATCTGGATGATCCGCGCGCGCTTAGCCGTGAGCAGGCGTTGACGGACAAGGCGCGTAGCCTTTGGGAGCATCACCAGGCGGTCATGGCGCCCTTTCTCGATCCGGTGCAACTGCAGGATGCACTTGCCACGACCGGCGGCATCGGCCCCTTGGTACGGATGGCCCTGCGGGACAGCAATACGAGTCGAGCGACGGTGTACCGCTTGTGGCGATTGCTGTGCGCCCGGGGCTTCACCGGGCTGTCACTGATGCCCTCCTTTGATCAATGTGGCGCGCCTGGCGTGCTGCGCCCGGTGGAGGGAGGCCGACGAAAGCCGGGCGTCAAATCATCACATGAGCGGGTCGGCGCCGAAGATCCGTTTCCGCAGCGCGGCGCCACGCAAGAGGACCGCATCAAGATCGTCGCCCATGTCAGTCGACACTGGAAAGACGGAATGACGACCGAAGGTCTGTACGACGAGGTCATCAGAGCCACTTACGTCAGGCGCTACGTGCAGACGCCGACTGGACGAGAAGCCGTGATGCCGCCGCCGGGGACGTACCCGAACAAGCGGCAGTTTCGCCACATCGTAGAAACCGAATTCAAGGCGCTTGAGCGGTCCCTCCGTCGCACGACGACGGGTCACTGGAACCGGAACCGTCGCGGCTTGCGAGGCCACAGCTACGACGGCGTTGCAGGCCCTGGTCACGCCTACGCAATCGACTCCACGATCGGCGACGTGCACTTGCGCAGTGGCGTCAACCGGGCTTGGGTTGTCGGGCGCCCCATCGTCTACGTCATCGTCGACGTGTGGTCCACTGCCGTGGTCGGCTTCTATGCCTGCTTGAGGCCGCCGTCATGGCGCGCAGCCAAGCTCGCGCTGTATTCGACTTTTGCGGACCCGACAGTCATCGCGGCGCTGTGGGGATACCAGTACTGCCCGGTCCTGGAGCCCACGCCGGCGGCGCCGTTCACGCTTTGGTGCGATCGAGGCGAGTACCTCTCCGCAGCCGCACGTGAGACCCTGCTGCGCCTCGGCCTCAACTCCGCTTTCAATCCCGCATACCGGCCAGACCTCAAAGGCTTGGTCGAAGTGCTGCACAGGATTGCGAAGGACTCGCAGTTCTCGGACTTCATTCCCGGCGCCATAGACGCGCGCCGCCGCGAGCTGGAACTGAAGACGGATGCGAGGGAGTCGGCGCTGACATTGCGGGAGTACGTGCAGTACCTGTACATGGTGTTTACGAGATACAACGCCCATGCGAATCGCGAAGATCGCATGACGGCCGAGATGATCGCCGCTGGGGTGCGCGCTACGCCCTCCGGTCTGTGGCGGTTTGGTCACGAGATGGGCTTCGGTTTTCGGCGGCACACGCCGCATGACCAACTGGTGGCAGGTCTACTGGAACAAGCAACACTAACCGCTCGTCGCACGGGGAACTTCGTTGAGTCCTTGCAGTACGACGGAGACCTCGCGATCGAGGAGCAATGGTCGGCACAGGCGCGCAACTTCGGTGTGTTGGAACGCACGGCCTATCGCTTCCCGGGCTACGCCGGCAAGCTCTGGGTACCTGGCGCGACTGGACTTCACGAGTTCCACCTGCGTCCCAACAGCCGGGCATTGCCTCAGACCACCTTGGACGAGTGGCGAGACACGCTCGGGGTGCGAGCTGGCATCCGCCAGTCGATGCCCTCCAGCAGCATCGACAGTTGCGCTGGGGTGAGCGACACGGCACCGGAGGTGGCCTGTGGCCAGACGAAGCGGCCGCGTTCCAATCGCTTGCTCAACAGCAGCAGGCCCTGGCCGTCGAACCACAGCACCTTGATCATGTCGCCGCGCTTGCCGCGGAAGACGAACACGTGGCCGGAGTACGGGTTGTCGGCCAATGCGGTCTGTACCAAGGCCGTCAGGCCGTCGAAGCCCTTGCGCATGTCGGTGTGGCCGGCTGCGATCCACACCCGCGTGTTCGGCGGCAGGCCCAGCATCAGCGATGGACCTCGCTCACGGCCTTCAGCACCTCCCGCAGCGTGCCGGCGTCGACGTGAGTCGGAACGATGATGCGGACGCTCTGGATCACGATCTCGATGGGGGACGCCGCCGCAGCCACCTTCGGGCTCGGTGCGCGATCACAGACGCTCACCGACAGCAGTGCCGGTGGCAGGGCCTGCCCACCCGTGGGTCGCTCCTTGCACCAGCGCCGCGCCAGGTTCGCGTTGACCCCGTACTTGAGCGCGACGCCCGAAAGCGAGGCACCGGGCACCCGACAAGCATCGACCACCGTCTGCTTGAATTCCTCAGCATGCGGGCGTCGCTTACGAGGCGTGCCGGCTGCATTCTTGCCGCTCTTGTTAGCGTCCACTATGTCCATAGTGGGAACTATCTAAGGTCCGCGAACCGGGATCAATGTGCCCAGACCGGACGCATACATAGAAGCGCACGATGCGTTCGAGTATGTTGTGGGTCACGCGGTTTCGGATACTGAGCGTGAGCTTCAAGTTCTCCTTTGGGAACTCCACGATAAGACTCGGCGCTTGCGCATGTTGGAGGCCATAGGTTCAACCGACCCCAGAACAGACGACATTCGAGCGGACGCCGATCGTCTTAGGGCGGAACTGAAGGCGCATGCGCTCTACGGAACAATCCGCGCAGACATTCGGCGCAAGGTTGACGAAGGCGATCCGCCGGCGTTTCATCTAAGTCAGCGCGAGCGCTGTGCTGCAAGCAACGTGAACTACGAGTACTACAACGCGGTCACGATGCAGCTTTCTCAGCACGTCCACTCTTTGCCCTACGCAGTCCATCAGTTGTTTCAGTTCCGGGCAGGAACGCTAGACGCGCTTCATCTAATGAGCATGCCTGCTCAGTTCGCGTTGCCGTTCTTGATCCGTGTGACGGAAGGGATGGCAGTCCTGATGCCGAACAAGACTCCAGCGCCCCCTAGTAGGACTGCGAGATCGATGAAGCTTTGGCGGGTCCTTTCGACTCAAGGGGTGAAAGGAGCAGCCTAGCCCCTCCATCGACCAGCGTTAGGCCTTGCCATCCAAACCTTAATGTTGGCGCTCAATGACAATCACACGAAAGTCCATGCCGCTCAGAGCGGAAGCCCACCGGCGCGCTTCGCCATCCGACGGTCGTCGTTTATGTCGAACGTTAGGGAGCGACCGCTTTCAGGTCGTTGGTTGCAGTGTCCCGAGCGACGCAATGGGTCGATAGCGGCCGGTCGTCGTTCCCGCCTCGAGGAACCGCTCCCAGCCTAACGCGGTCATTCCATATGTCTCAGACACTCCCTCCCGGACTGCGTTGCAGTTACCGCTCCGAGGGAAGAGGCATGGCGTCTTGATGATCTTAGGCAGCTGGGTACGGATGCTCTCGATAGCGTTGGTTGTGTAAATCACGCGGCAGCGCCGACGGGAACGCAAAGAACGGAATTACCGACTCCAGCTGCATCGCCAGGCGGCCACCACGGTGGAGATCTTGGTACCCCACGCGCCCGACTCAAAAGCAACCAGTTCTGGCGCTGCGGCTTCAGTGCTAGCGGCGGTGTAAACCGCCTGAGTGCCGCGGTCAGCGCTTTGCGGTCCTTCCAACTGGGGAAGTGCAAGCCGTTGCGGATTAAGTGCGCGATGCAAGTCTGCAGCATGGTGGTGGGAAACACTGCCGCCAGGGCCTCGGGCAGGCCCTTCCGGGCGTCGTGACGGCAATCAGGGGATGTCGCCCACCCCACGCGTCTTCGGCGAACGTCAACGTCGGCCCATGCGGACGCGTGGGCTTCCACTGGTGTTCGGTCATGCCTCAGTGCTTGCGAGTGAGCCGTAGCACCGCCCACGTACCCAACGAAACGACGACGAAGCAGATGCCGTACAGGAGCAATGCTTCCGCGTCAGCTGCGCTCTCCTGGTTGGTTACCCCGGTCACTTTCAAGAACCACCCGGCGAACCAGTCTGGGAAGCTGGGGCCGATGTCCGGGCGAGCGATCCATAGGCGGCCCAGTACGAAAGTCGCCACGGCAACCCACAGGCCGATGAGAATGGGATGCCGCTTCATGACACGGTGACGATGCCGTAGGCCTTCAAATTCGAGCCTTGAACCGCGGTCGACGGCAGGCTGCGAAGCATCGCGCTGAGACGTTGGAAATCGCCTTCGTGCTCGATCGTGATGCAGCCCTGGCTGATGCCCATCGGTCCTTTCGGATGCAGACGGAATTGCCCACGGCCGATAGAGTCGCAGACGACCTGGTCGTCGATCCGACCGTCATCCTTGTAAAGCGCGAACCACCCGTGCTTATCGGTCCCGAAGACGCTCCGCAAAGCCGCGAGGCGTCCGCCTGATTGCCGATCGAAGATGTAGTAACGGCCGGGTGGGATCGGGCCGACGCTGGGATGACATGCGGCCGCTCGCTTGTTCCTATCGGCGTCCATGCCCGAGAAAACCGGAAAGCGGGTGCCACCGACGAATCGCGTGCCGCCGACCACAAGATCGCTCAACGGCTTGTCGTTGAGGATGAAGGTGCATTGAAACATTATTGTTCCCTCCCTGTTGACCGAGCCAGTGTAGAAGCTCGGCGCCGGGGAGGACACGTAGCAGGCGCAACGGATTGCTGCTGTGTACAGCGAAATTGGCGGACTTCACTTCCTTCTCGCTGCTACGGCGGAAGGGAGCAGGTCAGTCGCCCTCGCACAACCCGGCTTGCGCCACCGCCATCGTCCCGCAAGCAAGCCGTGCCAAGCAAACGATCCCTTCGACGACATCGCGGTGCAGCTCGTCCAGATCCCCATCGAACGCCAACATCTCGAGGTGGGCCACGGTCATGCGCACCAGGCGTAGTGAGGTGCGACAGGCGTCTTCGATCGAGACGTCGCCGCGCAC from Caldimonas brevitalea encodes the following:
- a CDS encoding DUF2778 domain-containing protein, producing MFQCTFILNDKPLSDLVVGGTRFVGGTRFPVFSGMDADRNKRAAACHPSVGPIPPGRYYIFDRQSGGRLAALRSVFGTDKHGWFALYKDDGRIDDQVVCDSIGRGQFRLHPKGPMGISQGCITIEHEGDFQRLSAMLRSLPSTAVQGSNLKAYGIVTVS